In Phycisphaerae bacterium, the following proteins share a genomic window:
- the gcvPB gene encoding aminomethyl-transferring glycine dehydrogenase subunit GcvPB, which yields MKLIFEKSVEGRKGVMPPRSDVPTTVHIKKELLRSFDAALPELSELDVVRHFTELSRRNFGVDTSFYPLGSCTMKYNPKVTERIAFYPGFAHLHPLLPQLRMGGMLTQGALEVLYDMDKFLCELTAMAGFTMQPMAGAHGELTGIMIMAAYHRDKGNKKTTVLIPDSAHGTNPASAAIAGYKVVSVPSDSAGMMDVKALKKMVNAETAGLMLTCPNTLGIFEKNIKQICEIIHSVDGLCYYDGANLNAIVGKARPGDFGFDIVHLNLHKTFATPHGGGGPGAGPVGVVEKLLDFLPVSLVVKRDDGTFALEYDRPKSIGYIAPFYGNFAIILRAYVYILMLGKEGLKEVAENAVLNANYIKEKLKGYYDLPFGQVCKHECVFSAERQAANGVHAIDIAKGLIDRGFHPPTVYFPTIVKESIMIEPTETESKETLDLFIETMIEIAEIAKTSPEKLKAAPITTPVGRLDETAAAKNVDIAAI from the coding sequence ATGAAGTTAATATTTGAAAAAAGTGTTGAGGGACGCAAAGGTGTAATGCCGCCGAGGAGCGATGTGCCGACGACGGTACATATAAAAAAAGAATTATTAAGAAGTTTCGATGCGGCTCTGCCCGAGCTTAGCGAGCTTGACGTTGTCAGGCATTTCACAGAACTGTCGCGAAGGAATTTCGGAGTCGATACGAGTTTTTATCCGCTCGGCTCGTGCACGATGAAATACAATCCGAAAGTTACGGAACGAATCGCGTTTTATCCGGGCTTTGCGCATCTTCATCCGTTATTGCCGCAATTGCGAATGGGCGGAATGCTTACGCAGGGTGCGCTTGAAGTTTTGTATGATATGGATAAATTTCTTTGTGAACTGACCGCGATGGCGGGTTTCACGATGCAGCCGATGGCCGGCGCTCACGGGGAACTTACCGGCATTATGATTATGGCGGCGTATCATCGCGATAAAGGAAATAAAAAAACTACGGTTCTGATTCCTGACAGCGCTCACGGCACAAATCCGGCAAGCGCGGCAATTGCGGGCTATAAAGTTGTCTCAGTGCCTTCGGACAGTGCCGGTATGATGGATGTAAAAGCTTTGAAAAAGATGGTCAATGCTGAAACGGCGGGATTGATGCTGACTTGTCCCAACACACTCGGTATTTTTGAAAAGAATATCAAACAAATATGCGAGATAATACATTCGGTTGACGGTCTTTGTTATTATGACGGTGCGAATCTCAATGCGATTGTCGGCAAGGCAAGGCCGGGCGATTTCGGGTTCGATATTGTTCATTTGAATCTTCATAAAACTTTCGCGACGCCTCACGGCGGAGGCGGCCCGGGCGCAGGGCCGGTCGGCGTTGTCGAAAAGCTGCTCGATTTTCTGCCTGTTTCGCTGGTTGTGAAACGAGACGATGGAACTTTTGCGCTCGAATACGACAGACCAAAGTCCATCGGTTATATCGCGCCGTTTTATGGTAACTTCGCGATAATTCTGCGGGCGTATGTATATATTCTTATGCTCGGCAAAGAAGGGCTGAAAGAAGTTGCTGAAAATGCGGTTCTTAACGCCAATTATATAAAAGAAAAACTTAAAGGTTATTACGACCTTCCATTCGGGCAGGTCTGCAAACACGAATGTGTCTTCAGTGCTGAACGGCAAGCCGCAAATGGCGTTCATGCGATAGATATCGCAAAAGGTCTGATAGACAGAGGATTTCATCCGCCGACAGTTTATTTTCCGACGATTGTCAAAGAATCGATAATGATTGAGCCGACCGAAACGGAGAGCAAGGAAACACTCGATTTGTTTATCGAAACGATGATTGAAATCGCAGAGATTGCAAAAACATCTCCTGAAAAACTAAAGGCCGCTCCGATTACAACGCCAGTCGGCAGATTAGACGAAACGGCAGCAGCGAAGAATGTCGATATAGCGGCAATTTAG
- a CDS encoding OFA family MFS transporter, translated as MRTNRRLVAVAGVAIQMMLGTVYAWSVFKNPLVKNHGWSVPQVGFTFTLAILFLGFSAALGGRFVDKAGTKKIASIAAVLFGVGTILAGVADSIGSLWLLWIGYGVIAGIGNGLGYVTPVAVLLRWFPDKKGFITGLAVMGFGLGAAIVGQVGPIMIKNVGIANTFYVMGTIFLVGLFIAAQKLVNPPAGYVVESNGFKTDPAEISVDFKYARGTNQFYILWVILFLNVTAGIAIISNLSPMAQQQLSLKDPALMAGRIVAVAALFNGLGRLFWGALSEKIGRSKTFLLIFGTQIPLFLYLPHVSSTILFTIICCYILLCYGGGFGTMPSFAADTFGPKYIGSIYGPILFAWGAAGAVGPMLMELVKKTSNSFSMALSIAAGILVLGLITTMLYQKPKLA; from the coding sequence TTGAGAACAAACAGGCGGCTTGTTGCTGTTGCCGGCGTTGCAATTCAAATGATGCTCGGAACAGTTTATGCATGGAGCGTGTTCAAAAATCCGCTTGTAAAAAATCACGGCTGGTCTGTTCCGCAGGTCGGTTTTACTTTTACACTTGCGATTTTATTCCTCGGGTTCTCCGCGGCATTAGGCGGCAGGTTCGTCGATAAAGCGGGAACAAAAAAAATCGCGTCGATAGCGGCAGTTTTGTTCGGCGTCGGCACGATATTAGCCGGAGTGGCAGATTCGATTGGAAGCCTGTGGCTGTTATGGATTGGCTACGGAGTAATCGCAGGTATCGGTAACGGACTGGGATATGTAACGCCTGTTGCGGTGCTGCTTAGATGGTTTCCGGACAAAAAAGGTTTTATCACGGGCCTTGCCGTTATGGGATTCGGGTTAGGTGCGGCAATTGTCGGTCAGGTTGGGCCGATTATGATTAAGAACGTAGGAATCGCCAACACGTTTTATGTCATGGGAACAATTTTTCTTGTCGGATTATTCATCGCAGCGCAGAAATTAGTCAATCCTCCTGCGGGGTATGTTGTCGAAAGTAACGGCTTTAAAACGGATCCGGCCGAGATATCAGTCGATTTCAAATACGCACGAGGGACGAATCAGTTTTACATACTTTGGGTCATTTTGTTTTTGAATGTAACGGCAGGCATAGCGATTATCAGCAATCTTTCACCAATGGCGCAGCAGCAATTATCGCTAAAGGATCCGGCACTTATGGCAGGAAGAATTGTTGCAGTCGCGGCATTATTCAATGGTCTTGGAAGATTGTTTTGGGGAGCCTTGTCAGAAAAAATCGGGAGAAGTAAAACTTTTCTTCTGATTTTCGGAACACAAATTCCGCTGTTTCTTTATTTGCCGCATGTCAGCAGCACAATTTTATTTACGATTATCTGCTGTTATATTCTTTTATGCTATGGCGGCGGGTTCGGAACAATGCCCTCTTTCGCGGCGGATACATTCGGGCCGAAATATATCGGAAGTATTTATGGTCCAATCCTTTTTGCATGGGGCGCAGCCGGCGCAGTTGGGCCGATGCTTATGGAATTGGTTAAAAAAACTTCCAACAGTTTTTCGATGGCACTTTCAATTGCGGCCGGAATACTTGTTTTAGGACTTATTACTACGATGCTTTATCAAAAACCAAAATTAGCATAA
- a CDS encoding B12-binding domain-containing radical SAM protein, whose amino-acid sequence MNDKPSILLINPPIYDFAAFDFWLRPLGMLSAAGAISDAADFQIFDFLDRSHEFYNDKPQYKNDEWGRGSFFSSIIPKPDVLKQIPRYYRRFGLPAEIFIEFLQTNKPCDFVFIQTVMTYWYLGYREVIEAVRTYWPKAKIVLGGPYTMICPEHAKNLGADIIYDDGNYPRHKVGGFRFLIWNLYKNPETAAMKITQGCPFKCSYCTVPIFNEGFIAKPYEQIIEEFNFLVSLGVKNIAFYDDALLYKSDEVIKPFLRYVIENKIRINFHTPNALNARFIDDELAGLLVKAGFKSFYLGFESRADDFQKQTGSKIFDNEFSIAVKNLIAAGADKNGIIAYSILGHPKFEIQDIEESMKFVTSLGVRSMLAEFSPIPGTPDGELCRKYVDMDEPLMHSKTAFPIILLGSDRVNLLKDMYHKLNNNLRNN is encoded by the coding sequence ATGAATGATAAACCGTCTATACTTCTTATAAATCCGCCGATATACGATTTCGCGGCGTTCGACTTCTGGCTCAGGCCTTTGGGCATGCTTTCTGCCGCGGGGGCAATCTCAGATGCAGCAGATTTTCAAATCTTCGATTTTTTAGACCGCAGTCACGAGTTTTATAATGACAAGCCTCAATACAAAAACGACGAATGGGGCAGAGGAAGTTTTTTTTCTTCAATAATCCCTAAACCGGATGTATTAAAACAAATTCCAAGATATTATCGCCGATTCGGGCTGCCTGCTGAGATTTTCATAGAGTTCCTGCAGACAAACAAGCCCTGCGATTTTGTTTTTATTCAGACGGTTATGACATATTGGTATTTGGGGTATCGGGAAGTTATCGAAGCCGTCAGGACATATTGGCCCAAAGCGAAAATAGTATTAGGCGGGCCATATACGATGATTTGTCCGGAGCACGCAAAAAATCTCGGGGCAGATATTATTTACGACGATGGAAATTACCCCCGACATAAAGTCGGGGGCTTTAGGTTCCTGATATGGAATCTTTATAAAAATCCTGAGACTGCCGCGATGAAGATAACTCAGGGGTGCCCGTTTAAATGCAGTTATTGCACTGTGCCGATTTTTAACGAGGGATTCATCGCAAAGCCTTACGAACAGATAATCGAGGAATTTAATTTTTTGGTTTCGCTCGGCGTAAAGAATATCGCTTTTTACGACGATGCTCTTTTGTATAAAAGCGATGAAGTAATCAAACCGTTTTTGCGATATGTAATAGAAAATAAAATCAGGATTAATTTTCACACGCCAAACGCGCTTAACGCGAGATTCATCGACGATGAACTTGCAGGACTTTTGGTAAAAGCAGGCTTTAAGAGTTTTTATCTTGGCTTCGAAAGCAGGGCGGATGATTTTCAAAAGCAGACGGGGTCGAAAATTTTCGATAACGAATTTTCAATTGCCGTAAAAAATCTCATTGCCGCAGGCGCTGATAAAAACGGCATCATTGCTTATTCAATATTGGGTCATCCAAAATTTGAAATTCAGGACATTGAAGAATCGATGAAGTTCGTAACCAGTCTCGGCGTAAGGAGTATGCTGGCGGAGTTTTCGCCGATACCCGGTACGCCTGACGGCGAGCTTTGCAGAAAATATGTCGATATGGATGAGCCTTTAATGCACAGCAAGACCGCGTTTCCAATAATCCTGCTGGGCAGCGACAGGGTGAACCTGTTAAAGGATATGTATCATAAGTTGAACAACAATCTCCGCAACAACTAA
- a CDS encoding aldo/keto reductase — MKTKQTKLINFGKRSGLKVHPVSIGAMRLPESFDEAIALLRGAIDAGMIYIDTSRGYGDSELKLAKALKDGYREKVILSTKWCPWNLKVEPTDDMSADCTYKRILESMKRLDVDYLDFYQLWSINNNEQWIKATQKGGMLDGIFRAKKEGLVKHIGFTTHDKPEKVKEYIDEADWCEAILFTYNMLDRSYEEAIAKTHEKGIATIVMNPVVGGVLAQDSPPLNNAVKKAIGPADLVQTAHRWLKSNKNIDTIICGISKPTDVTSTIENYEKEPFTTEQIKKLNEEFAKLSNKNTGFCVDCKYCLPCPKNIYVPGFMQAAYFSEYLKVKGKPENIYNWQLNPNNTGRSADPGECIECGKCEQKCTQKIKIIETLKTLKRKFGKTKN; from the coding sequence TTGAAAACCAAACAAACAAAACTTATTAATTTTGGAAAACGCAGCGGCCTTAAGGTTCATCCTGTAAGCATCGGCGCGATGCGTCTGCCTGAAAGTTTCGATGAAGCGATAGCACTTTTACGAGGGGCTATTGACGCGGGAATGATTTATATCGATACGAGCAGAGGCTATGGCGACAGCGAACTGAAACTTGCAAAGGCACTCAAAGACGGCTACAGAGAGAAAGTAATTCTTTCGACCAAATGGTGCCCGTGGAATCTGAAAGTCGAACCGACTGACGATATGTCGGCGGACTGCACGTATAAAAGAATTCTCGAATCGATGAAAAGGCTCGATGTCGATTACCTGGATTTTTATCAGCTTTGGAGCATAAACAATAACGAGCAATGGATTAAGGCCACGCAAAAAGGCGGAATGCTCGATGGAATTTTTCGTGCGAAAAAAGAAGGCCTTGTGAAACATATCGGCTTTACGACGCACGATAAGCCTGAAAAGGTAAAAGAGTATATCGACGAAGCGGATTGGTGCGAAGCGATACTGTTTACGTATAATATGCTCGACAGGTCTTATGAGGAGGCAATCGCCAAGACTCACGAAAAAGGGATTGCGACTATCGTTATGAATCCTGTGGTGGGGGGAGTTTTAGCACAGGATTCGCCGCCGCTGAATAACGCGGTAAAAAAAGCGATTGGTCCGGCGGATTTGGTTCAGACCGCTCATCGCTGGCTTAAGAGCAATAAAAATATAGACACGATTATTTGCGGCATCAGTAAGCCGACCGATGTAACATCGACGATTGAAAATTATGAGAAAGAACCTTTTACCACTGAGCAGATAAAGAAATTGAATGAGGAGTTTGCGAAGCTTTCGAATAAAAATACAGGCTTCTGCGTAGATTGCAAATATTGCCTTCCATGTCCGAAGAATATTTACGTTCCCGGCTTTATGCAGGCGGCCTATTTCAGTGAATATCTGAAAGTTAAGGGCAAACCAGAGAATATTTACAACTGGCAGTTAAATCCCAATAACACCGGCAGGTCAGCAGACCCGGGCGAATGCATCGAATGCGGTAAATGCGAGCAGAAGTGCACTCAGAAAATCAAAATTATAGAAACACTCAAGACACTGAAAAGAAAATTCGGTAAAACGAAAAATTAA